gtagcctgctccactggaggcccccaggtaacagggcagtcgatgtggtggccatggatggtgaggtccacgtccccgtgggaggcagggctcagcggcgggatcagctccgaggtctccagcgtgcccagctccccgtccagcgtgccagcgtccaagatggcctcccagtcaaagttgcccttgaggggttccagctcaccctgctcctccggggtcagcagcagggggctggagggccgcgggaccttggcctcctgcttgggcagcggctgttgacgcttacgccccagcctgccctcgcctgcaccccagcccgcctccccagtggcctcctcgaactcccgcagcagctgctgggcctcggtgctcacggtcagtggcccggcccatggggcggcgctgGGCTCTGGCGCGGCCTGGcgggcaaaggccgggtggatgtggactgggggcagccgccgcttcttcaaggccccactcagcagccgctcggcgtactgggggTCGATGCGCCAGAagccccccttgcctggctcgtCCTTCTCCCGGGGCATCTTGATGAAGCCCTtcttcagggacaggttgtggcggatggagttctggacacagggagataggagagaaggaagacagctgggagagtgggtggggtcagtgatggggggctcctagcgccactgccagtcccaccaccaccttctctccgatgggggcaggggagacagaggcgctgctccgagcgggaggctctgggacaccagccacggggcaccaggagctgggagtgctgtcgggggcttttgttcccttttgccaggatacctgcctgctcagtcatccgagccctgagccgcagggtggctctcagtgccagcctgtcctgccctccctcccttaccccgctgCTTGCGGCCTCTgctcaaaggccttggctcccccaggtcctggacggccatctccctctgcctgggcctggctggccttctctgtttgtgaaatgagtgagtgggtgtgagggggtgtgtgtggcgggggggatgaagtgtgggaggatctgatgactttccttgtttctagagccggctgctggcctgggccctcacccaccatgtccccctcctcccaccccaggctctgaggcctcagttgattattacccagccaagagcatagcactcattcctggggcctctcaggcttggggtggggtggggggtggtggagggtctctgctttctcaccaaggttacaaatggtacctgccccagggtcagggcccaagcaaacgtggaatagctgtgatcacaggaactctgatcctgtgacctgtgccacagggaaggatctgtgcatcctcagggtctctgtccccaagtagcccctgatcctgatggtcgaagaggctcagggcagtgtgtgcccagcctgaatcaccatcctgccttgttcacgcctgggtgcacagtccaaaccacgctggggcacaggggtctggggcctggtgggtggggccggcaggtgagtagtgccccctggcaagactgggagaTTTACATGGTggtctgggccccttggctgctctgtgccaggttccggagacttggaacatgaagccagtgtgggaggaaagagcccctgtggaaagcacgtggctgaggtaattgtccccccagggaggttgatgagaagaggggcaggagtgtaggcaggaaactagggagggcttggggtgggggctggcacggcagctttcggaaggccccggagcccttccactgggacacagatggccttcacaccctgcagcacgcccctctcccctcccagagcccctccagccaactgaaagcaggcgggatgcagagcctggcaggaacgatgctctgcctccagtcaggccctgacaaactgaccttgaggagggtagtgtcgaggaattccaggacttgggacaaaaatgtgtccctcagtccatcaacctaccctggggggctgtgtccacgcatagttcagccctggtctttgggctgagcctgccggatgagtgacaagttctttccacttgaacctctaggtcggcacccctacagccctctgaacatcctccctcctccgtctctgaagtcaaaggggcagcagtccaagcactgggctcccttgaggtccttcctggacggccttcctctctcggggccctggccgtaccgcgcctacttggcctgcgcatctgggatgtgagtccagtccgcgcgggcatggggagggagggagggagtgcctccctacctgccaggtgggatcagcgtggcggaagtaacagaaactgtccgtgatccacttgtagatggccgacagggtgatcttggtggccttgctggcctgcatggccatgcagatgagcgtggcatacgagtagggcggcttcacgtgcgggttggtggcgta
Above is a genomic segment from Mesoplodon densirostris isolate mMesDen1 chromosome 18, mMesDen1 primary haplotype, whole genome shotgun sequence containing:
- the LOC132478923 gene encoding forkhead box protein J1-like; amino-acid sequence: MAESWLRVSGAGAAEEAGPEGGLEEPNALNDSLTSLQWLQDFSFLNAEVPALPSADTDPHGYHELSGSAEPGSPLVADPACLGQPHTPGKPTSLCTPRSAPSGLQASPPDDVDYATNPHVKPPYSYATLICMAMQASKATKITLSAIYKWITDSFCYFRHADPTWQNSIRHNLSLKKGFIKMPREKDEPGKGGFWRIDPQYAERLLSGALKKRRLPPVHIHPAFARQAAPEPSAAPWAGPLTVSTEAQQLLREFEEATGEAGWGAGEGRLGRKRQQPLPKQEAKVPRPSSPLLLTPEEQGELEPLKGNFDWEAILDAGTLDGELGTLETSELIPPLSPASHGDVDLTIHGHHIDCPVTWGPPVEQATDSLDFDETFLATSFLEHPWDESTRSSLPPEPLFEAGDATLASDLHDWASLGAFL